In Zerene cesonia ecotype Mississippi chromosome 17, Zerene_cesonia_1.1, whole genome shotgun sequence, a single genomic region encodes these proteins:
- the LOC119833431 gene encoding facilitated trehalose transporter Tret1-like, with protein sequence MSPILRQLFVAASPQLAAISTGGLIGYPSVLLQQFKRNESSIHADVNIASWIASVHGLAGAPSLFIPYMMQLRGRKFGFQTCCLLVTLGWTIIYFSRNAATIIIGESFQGLGAKSLLVVSYMTISEMVHPKYRSILMLFYNINQSVGVTLVHSMGRFFHWKTISLIMALPAIIAFLMSCSWPESPAWLAYKGRLDECKKSFIWLRGLNEESVSEMNTLLNSHTEMNDKMVKSRKKSLKDFWNQITSKDFYLPSFHMLVLLSVYYCSGNLVFLVYAMNMIENVTKDENAAFIGMIIMDCVTLLGNSIAYVFFNYFNNKPVLLTSGIGSAIFLLASSIVSYLQFSNTLSSDSLLCLYFLVGFMIASSLGIYTTPYVMAAEIMPVRHRGAGGALMVIIICASYSFTLKIAPYLVLYLKLHGTFLLYAVTLSLCLFWVWRFVPETKNKTLQCIEESYADKPILELKPQLDEVNEVENLNVRLVLIAKPKESDEIVHTVIPNDVVQSLLENKDCTDEVTTIERCN encoded by the exons ATGTCGCCGATTCTTAGACAA TTGTTTGTAGCAGCATCACCGCAGCTCGCCGCTATATCCACCGGCGGATTGATCGGATACCCCAGCGTGCTGCTGCAACAATTTAAAAGGAATGAGAGCTCCATTCATGCTGATGTCAATATTGCATCATGGATTG ctTCAGTACATGGCCTCGCTGGTGCTCCCAGCCTCTTCATTCCCTATATGATGCAACTCCGTGGAAGAAAGTTTGGCTTCCAAACCTGCTGCCTCCTCGTCACCCTTGGCTGGACCATCATCTACTTTTCCAGAAACGCCGCGACCATCATTATCGGCGAATCCTTTCAAGGCCTCGGGGCTAAGAGCCTCTTAGTCGTCAGTTACATGACTATTAGCGAAATGGTTCATCCTAAATACAGAAGCATTCTTATGTTGTTCTATAACATCAACCAATCTGTAGGCGTAACACTTGTTCATTCCATGGGCCGCTTTTTCCATTGGAAAACTATTAGCCTTATAATGGCTTTGCCAGCTATCATCGCTTTTTTAATGAGCTGTTCATGGCCTGAGTCGCCAGCGTGGCTGGCTTATAAAGGCAGATTGGATGAATGTAAGAAGTCCTTCATATGGCTCAGAGGTCTAAACGAAGAATCAGTGTCAGAAATGAATACTCTTTTAAATTCTCACACAGAAATGAATGACAAAATGGTTAAATCACGAAAGaaaagtttaaaagatttttggAATCAAATAACAAgcaaagatttttatttgccGAGCTTTCATATGCTGGTACTGCTCTCCGTTTATTACTGTAGTGGGAATTTGGTATTTCTGGTGTACGCCATGAATATGATCGAGAATGTAACTAAGGACGAAAACGCAGCGTTTATAGGAATGATTATTATGGATTGTGTTACTCTTCTGGGCAATTCTATAGCATATGTATTCttcaattactttaataacaaACCTGTGCTCTTGACTAGTGGTATTGGAAGTGCTATATTCTTATTAGCATCATCTATAGTTTCATATTTACAGTTTTCCAATACACTATCGAGTGACTCtctattatgtttatatttcttagtAGGATTTATGATAGCTTCAAGCTTAGGAATATATACGACTCCATACGTAATGGCAGCTGAAATAATGCCTGTACGACATAGAGGTGCTGGAGGTGCATTgatggtaataataatttgtgccTCATACAGCTTTACTCTTAAAATAGCTCCCTACTTGGTGCTGTATCTAAAACTACATGGAACTTTCCTCTTGTATGCCGTCACGTTGAGTTTATGTCTGTTTTGGGTATGGAGGTTTGTTcctgaaacaaaaaacaaaactttacaATGTATTGAAGAAAGCTATGCGGATAAACCAATACTAGAATTGAAACCACAGCTGGATGAAGTAAACGAAGTAGAAAACCTAAATGTAAGATTAGTATTAATAGCAAAACCTAAAGAAAGTGATGAAATCGTTCATACTGTGATACCGAATGACGTTGTCCAATCGTTACTTGAAAATAAAGATTGTACCGACGAAGTAACTACCATAGAACGATGTAACTAA
- the LOC119833424 gene encoding solute carrier family 22 member 1-like: MSAAMDKEKKFDLDDVLSKFGIFKKYHRQKILLLFIAFASNSMYCNQFIFVTEPVQYRCIDRDDLDQSVCSYNSSDVCTQWIYEEPNSFVATFELACQDWKRTLVGSAHNFGYMVGLLIVGPMSDRFGRKAAIVATGVLGGVIGVLRSFSTWYWIFVALEFLEACIGDICSPAFVLSLEIVQQKKRLLFNMIVSLGYSVGGTTLGLVAWLVPSWRWLLRTIYTPALLFIFYIFLLDESPRWYLSNGRKEKASAILEKAATTNNIKLDKNMLDNLNCEADESTNFKEVVLGTMKSRKLRTRFFVCLVWWTTSTFVNYGLVLNSISLQGNKYLNFALTQIIDVPGMFFITYILVRFKRKKPLIICFVVGAVLCLSQPFIPMDLPWLSITFYMAGKLMSSFYFNITYLYTSELFPTYTRNSMHALCSSLGRIGSLVAQQTPLLTVYWIGLPAFVFGSASLFAGFVTLLVPDVSDDSLPDNVKQAEALGMKERKAVL, from the exons ATGAGTGCAGCAATggataaggaaaagaaatTCGATCTGGACGATGTGTTGAGTAAATTTGGTATCTTCAAGAAATATCATCGGCAGAAGATACTGTTGTTGTTCATAGCTTTTGCGAGTAATAGCATGTATTGTAACcagtttatatttgttacgGAGCCTGTACAATATAG atgcATAGACAGAGATGACTTGGACCAGTCAGTATGTAGCTATAATTCGAGTGACGTTTGCACACAATGGATATATGAAGAGCCCAACAGTTTCGTTGCCacg TTTGAACTCGCATGTCAGGATTGGAAGCGAACTCTCGTGGGTTCGGCGCATAACTTCGGTTACATGGTCGGCCTGCTCATTGTTGGGCCCATGTCTGATAG GTTCGGAAGAAAAGCTGCCATAGTTGCAACTGGGGTATTAGGAGGTGTGATTGGAGTACTAAGGAGTTTCTCCACCTGGTACTGGATATTCGTGGCTCTGGAGTTTCTGGAGGCCTGTATTGGCGACATATGCTCGCCagcttttgttttat CATTAGAAATCGTACAGCAGAAGAAGCGGCttctatttaatatgattGTCAGTCTCGGATATTCCGTCGGCGGAACCACTCTCGGTCTGGTCGCCTGGCTAGTACCCAGCTGGAGATGGCTCCTTCGCACCATTTACACCCCAGCTCTACTCTTCATATTCTACATCTTCCTGCTCGACGAGAGCCCGAGGTGGTACCTATCGAATGGGAGGAAGGAAAAAGCGTCAGCAATACTAGAAAAAGCAGCGACGACGAATAACATTAAACTGGACAAAAATATGCTCGATAATTTGAACTGTGAAGCTGATGAAAGTACGAATTTCAAAGAAGTCGTATTGGGAACAATGAAGTCGAGGAAATTGCGGACGAGGTTCTTCGTCTGTTTGGTGTGGTGGACGACATCTACGTTTGTTAATTATGGGTTGGTGCTTAACTCTATATCGTTGCAGGGGAATAAGTATTTGAACTTTGCGCTGACGCAGATTATAGATGTGCCTGGGATGTTCTTTATCACGTACATTTTGGTGCGGTTCAAGAGGAAGAAGCCCTTGATAATTTGCTTTGTGGTGGGCGCTGTGTTGTGTCTATCACAGCCGTTTATACCAATGG ATCTACCTTGGTTGTCCATCACGTTCTACATGGCTGGAAAGCTGATGTCCTCGTTCTACTTCAACATCACGTATCTCTATACGTCTGAGCTGTTCCCGACCTACACGAGGAACTCCATGCACGCTCTGTGCTCGTCCTTGGGAAGAATTGGGTCGCTGGTGGCGCAGCAGACACCGCTCTTG ACGGTCTACTGGATAGGACTGCCAGCTTTTGTCTTCGGCTCTGCGTCGCTATTCGCTGGCTTTGTGACGCTTCTGGTGCCCGATGTGTCTGACGACTCATTGCCAGATAATGTGAAACAGGCTGAAGCTTTGGGCATGAAGGAAAGGAAGGCTGTTCTGTGA